Proteins from a genomic interval of Cyanobium sp. AMD-g:
- a CDS encoding Coq4 family protein, with protein sequence MKIDPSLRYQALRTAVGVLETARDPEHTLTHALPMLDLLTNSPLGERGREQLLADDALRALAEERYWGPWPSAEELARMPAGSLGRLHQERFERLGLHAVPPPDTSSMDGPGAYLQLRLRATHDLHHVVLAIPSDVAGEASGSAYYASALRQPGSIAVLTAWMVHGYVAPEEDARIWDGIRFGLEVARRLGPRLLAMRWEEGWTTPIATWRERLGLDALLQASPFPEELALMG encoded by the coding sequence ATGAAGATCGATCCCTCCCTGCGGTACCAGGCGCTGCGCACGGCCGTGGGGGTGCTGGAGACCGCCCGCGATCCCGAGCACACCCTCACCCACGCCCTGCCGATGCTGGATCTGCTGACCAATTCCCCCCTCGGCGAACGGGGTCGGGAGCAGCTGCTGGCGGATGACGCGCTGCGCGCCCTGGCGGAGGAGCGCTACTGGGGGCCCTGGCCCTCGGCCGAGGAGCTGGCCCGGATGCCGGCCGGCAGCCTTGGCCGGCTCCACCAGGAGCGCTTTGAGCGGCTCGGGCTCCATGCCGTCCCCCCGCCCGACACCAGCAGCATGGATGGCCCCGGGGCCTATCTGCAGCTGCGGTTGCGGGCCACCCATGATCTCCACCATGTGGTGCTGGCGATCCCGTCGGATGTGGCCGGCGAGGCCAGCGGTTCGGCCTACTACGCTTCCGCCCTGCGCCAGCCGGGGTCGATTGCTGTGCTGACCGCGTGGATGGTCCACGGCTATGTGGCCCCTGAAGAGGATGCACGGATCTGGGACGGCATCCGCTTCGGACTGGAGGTGGCCCGCCGTCTGGGCCCCCGCCTGCTGGCGATGCGCTGGGAGGAGGGCTGGACCACCCCCATCGCCACCTGGCGTGAGCGGCTCGGTCTCGACGCGCTGCTGCAGGCCAGCCCATTCCCTGAGGAACTGGCCCTGATGGGCTGA
- a CDS encoding protein phosphatase, with translation MDQEPLPSVASLQGTLFDFAIAELVRGHRESFPPLWTAESWAKLMIWLALSCGCSGEARALEAFAAALGPALTARMRRLFFERELPELNLRVMADPAEQQVLLLPLDAGLDVDFGAAETALQAVGLTDRVTPDRSRWQSLEALLAVPWQSVSG, from the coding sequence ATGGATCAGGAACCCCTGCCATCGGTGGCCTCCCTGCAGGGCACCCTGTTCGACTTCGCCATCGCCGAGCTGGTGCGCGGCCATCGCGAGAGCTTCCCGCCCCTGTGGACGGCCGAGAGCTGGGCCAAACTGATGATCTGGCTGGCCCTCAGTTGTGGCTGCTCCGGCGAGGCCCGGGCCCTGGAGGCCTTCGCGGCCGCCCTGGGTCCGGCGCTCACGGCCCGGATGCGGCGCCTGTTCTTCGAGCGGGAGCTGCCCGAGCTGAACCTGCGGGTGATGGCCGATCCGGCCGAGCAGCAGGTGCTGCTGCTGCCGTTGGACGCCGGTCTCGACGTCGACTTCGGTGCGGCGGAGACCGCCCTCCAGGCCGTGGGCCTCACCGACCGCGTGACCCCCGATCGCAGCCGCTGGCAGTCGCTGGAGGCGCTGCTGGCGGTGCCGTGGCAGTCCGTGAGCGGCTGA
- a CDS encoding 1-acyl-sn-glycerol-3-phosphate acyltransferase has product MATAPPLEFLPPRLDGRVLAVGRLVLPLWLRWRCRIDTVEVDGMASLVEAMRSFQARESRLLLAFRHPSLDDPLSMAQLLWVELARAGRRQGLRFDPAPTGQFLFDRGIPLWAGAGMGWLFTHLGGGSIQRSKLDLPALRTARRLLLDGPHPFALAPEGATNGHNELLSPLEPGTAQLAFWTAADLADAGRRERMDLLPIGLQYSYTTPIWGAIEALLCRLEEGAGLGPDPSHDLAAARLLERLVRLGERMLEQMEAFYRDKVHLCLPDGDVPAAEAATTPFGPRLQRLMDLSLRRVELSFGLQPSGSLTDRCRRLEQAGWDRLYPPQPANATPLSPLAQGLADRLAAETEAQLWHMRVVESFVAVSGSYVRERPSQERFADTLLLLWDTQCRIQGQTANQRPRLGRLRARISIDAPIVVDDRMADYRRDRRQAVQALTEELALRLQRLIVPSALG; this is encoded by the coding sequence ATGGCCACCGCCCCACCCCTGGAATTCCTGCCCCCCAGGCTCGATGGCCGGGTGCTGGCGGTGGGGCGGCTGGTGCTGCCGCTGTGGCTGCGCTGGCGCTGCCGGATCGACACGGTGGAGGTGGACGGCATGGCCTCGCTCGTGGAGGCGATGCGCTCCTTCCAGGCCAGGGAGAGCCGGCTGCTGCTCGCCTTCCGGCATCCCAGCCTCGATGACCCCCTCAGCATGGCCCAGCTGCTGTGGGTGGAACTGGCGAGGGCGGGGCGGCGGCAGGGCCTGCGCTTCGATCCGGCCCCCACCGGCCAGTTCCTGTTCGACCGCGGCATTCCCCTCTGGGCCGGGGCGGGGATGGGTTGGTTGTTCACGCACCTGGGGGGCGGCTCGATCCAGCGCAGCAAGCTGGATCTGCCGGCCCTGCGCACGGCCCGGCGCCTGCTGCTGGACGGCCCCCACCCCTTCGCCCTGGCGCCGGAAGGGGCCACCAATGGCCACAACGAGTTGCTCAGCCCCCTGGAGCCCGGCACCGCCCAGCTCGCTTTCTGGACGGCGGCCGACCTCGCCGACGCCGGTCGCCGCGAACGCATGGACCTGCTGCCGATCGGGCTGCAGTACAGCTACACCACACCGATCTGGGGGGCGATCGAGGCCCTGCTCTGCCGCCTGGAGGAGGGGGCGGGCCTGGGCCCCGACCCCAGCCACGACCTGGCCGCCGCCCGGCTGCTGGAGCGACTGGTGCGGCTCGGGGAGCGCATGCTTGAGCAGATGGAGGCCTTCTACCGCGACAAGGTGCACCTCTGCCTGCCGGACGGGGACGTCCCGGCGGCGGAGGCCGCCACGACCCCCTTCGGGCCCCGGCTGCAGCGGTTGATGGATCTGTCGCTGCGGCGGGTGGAGCTGTCCTTCGGGCTGCAACCCAGCGGCAGCCTCACCGACCGCTGCCGGCGGCTGGAGCAGGCGGGCTGGGATCGGCTTTACCCTCCCCAGCCCGCCAACGCCACGCCCCTGAGCCCCCTGGCCCAGGGACTGGCCGACCGGCTGGCGGCGGAAACCGAGGCCCAGCTGTGGCACATGCGCGTGGTGGAGTCGTTTGTGGCCGTGAGCGGCAGCTATGTGCGCGAGCGGCCCAGCCAGGAGCGCTTCGCCGACACGCTGCTGCTGCTCTGGGACACCCAGTGCCGGATCCAGGGCCAGACCGCCAACCAGCGCCCACGGCTGGGCCGGCTGCGGGCGCGGATCAGCATCGACGCACCGATCGTGGTGGACGATCGGATGGCGGACTACCGCCGTGATCGCCGCCAGGCGGTGCAGGCGCTCACCGAGGAGCTGGCCCTCCGGCTGCAGCGGCTGATCGTGCCCTCGGCGCTGGGGTAA
- a CDS encoding extracellular solute-binding protein, with product MQPMLRPLEGTLYIAVGVSQEALDTELQKEVRQRTALLQASFRTLQPGVRLQVEVFPEENLRRELLVRNRTGLSPDLLVVNEATAQELARERLINTVSFPATVLDQLDAGSVLRVRRADGTLTGLPMELQPQVACFDRRSVQRSPATLSELLAYSAKGMEVGLSLDAVNLAWTLGPLGAIDAVGNLLAGAPATPLTQTSLQNWLQWLRQADQQQHITFYPTETELLKELMAGALDWIPCRSINITRLRSHMGKNLGVAPLPSGPFGGASPITRERVLAFGVNSSPVQRQLALALARFAISPLHQRDMVSRSQYVLPVNREVAPPVRSSSVVAAMVEGRQQSLRRSTIRLVEGSSKSQRDAWQALLTRFLFDDLSQQDTLKGLIQLLGSERSR from the coding sequence ATGCAGCCCATGCTCCGGCCACTGGAGGGCACGCTCTACATCGCCGTCGGCGTCAGCCAGGAGGCCCTGGACACCGAACTCCAGAAGGAAGTCCGTCAACGCACGGCCCTGCTGCAGGCGTCGTTCCGCACCCTGCAGCCGGGGGTCCGACTTCAGGTGGAGGTGTTCCCGGAGGAGAACTTGCGCAGAGAACTGCTCGTGCGCAACCGCACCGGCCTCAGCCCGGACCTGCTGGTGGTGAACGAAGCCACGGCCCAGGAGCTGGCCCGTGAACGGCTGATCAACACCGTGTCCTTCCCGGCCACCGTGCTGGATCAGCTGGATGCCGGTTCCGTGCTGCGCGTGCGTCGCGCGGATGGAACCCTGACCGGCCTCCCCATGGAACTGCAGCCCCAGGTGGCCTGCTTCGATCGACGCAGCGTCCAGCGCAGCCCCGCCACCCTCTCCGAGCTGCTGGCCTACAGCGCCAAGGGAATGGAAGTGGGGCTGTCTCTTGATGCGGTGAACCTGGCCTGGACCCTGGGCCCCCTCGGAGCGATCGACGCTGTTGGCAATCTGCTGGCCGGGGCACCGGCAACGCCGTTGACGCAGACAAGCCTGCAGAACTGGCTGCAGTGGCTGCGCCAGGCGGACCAGCAACAGCACATCACCTTCTATCCCACCGAGACGGAATTGCTGAAGGAGTTGATGGCGGGCGCCCTCGACTGGATTCCCTGCCGCAGCATCAACATCACCCGGCTTCGTTCGCACATGGGCAAGAACCTTGGCGTGGCCCCCCTGCCCTCCGGGCCGTTCGGCGGCGCCAGCCCGATCACCCGGGAGCGGGTGCTTGCCTTCGGGGTCAACTCCAGTCCGGTCCAGCGCCAGCTGGCCCTGGCCCTGGCGCGCTTCGCCATCAGCCCCTTGCACCAGAGGGACATGGTGTCGCGCAGCCAGTACGTGCTGCCGGTGAATCGGGAAGTGGCGCCGCCGGTGCGCAGTTCCTCCGTGGTGGCCGCCATGGTGGAGGGGCGACAACAATCGCTGCGGCGCTCGACGATCCGCCTGGTGGAGGGAAGCAGCAAGAGCCAGAGGGACGCCTGGCAGGCGTTGCTCACCCGGTTCCTGTTTGATGACCTGAGCCAGCAGGACACCCTCAAGGGCCTGATCCAGCTGCTGGGAAGCGAGAGGTCCCGATGA
- a CDS encoding 2OG-Fe(II) oxygenase: MRLIGSFEDPGYVALADAAMAFFDRRSDLQRSGVAFSFGSGSDPGTGAEPGAAGDPGKISTDISLVWLDRSDPEAQGLADVIMRGVSAGLKRYLAERPLFLSCCPERSLFVNPIFNLQRYAPGEGFYSWHCDWNTSDEATEPIRRVLAWILYLNTVPDGGTEFHWQDHHVEAVKGKLAIFPASLSHLHRGRISQSHTKTIATGWINVGSLDAYVARLAAA; the protein is encoded by the coding sequence ATGCGGCTGATCGGCAGCTTTGAGGATCCCGGCTACGTGGCCCTGGCCGATGCGGCGATGGCGTTCTTCGATCGTCGCAGCGACCTGCAGCGCAGCGGCGTGGCCTTCTCCTTCGGCAGCGGCAGCGATCCCGGCACAGGTGCGGAGCCTGGGGCGGCGGGTGATCCCGGCAAGATCTCCACCGACATCAGCCTGGTGTGGCTCGACCGCTCCGACCCCGAGGCCCAGGGCCTGGCGGACGTGATCATGCGGGGTGTGTCCGCTGGCCTGAAGCGCTACCTGGCCGAGCGCCCCCTGTTCCTCTCCTGCTGTCCGGAGCGTTCCCTGTTCGTCAATCCGATCTTCAACCTGCAGCGCTATGCGCCGGGGGAGGGGTTCTACAGCTGGCACTGTGACTGGAACACCAGCGACGAGGCGACCGAGCCCATCCGCAGGGTGCTGGCCTGGATTCTCTACCTCAACACGGTGCCGGACGGTGGCACGGAATTCCACTGGCAGGACCACCATGTCGAGGCGGTCAAGGGGAAGCTGGCCATCTTTCCCGCCAGCCTGTCCCACCTGCATCGGGGCCGCATCAGCCAGAGCCACACCAAGACCATCGCCACCGGCTGGATCAACGTCGGTTCGCTGGATGCCTACGTGGCCCGTCTCGCCGCCGCTTGA
- a CDS encoding DUF2157 domain-containing protein — protein MADGWESRLERWRQAGLIDAAGAEAIRAWERAQPGRPRLRVPVLVAVALGGVLVAAGLLLFVSTHWAALGPGQRFGLLLALVVGLHGGGGAVERRFPPLAVSLHGVGTVTLGAGLFLAGQLFHLEAHWPLGLLLWAIGAGLGWVLLRQWPQLALLALLGPAWLLGEWQRAVDAASEGLQQGSGDPTAVLAPAAGLVLLSLCYLAAPAGAGPAPAPRRVLLWLGGLGLLPAGLLWQLLSHGGPTTATLPLPLALVGWTVALGGPLLLGLRLRGRRAWPLAVAIGWLLPGVALAWSTQQDAGVFTYLWWAVGGLLLVAWGVMEGRSERVNLGAALIAIDVLAFYVSQVMDSLGRSASLIGLGVLFLGGGWGLELLRRRLVARAIARGTP, from the coding sequence ATGGCTGACGGCTGGGAATCACGGCTGGAGCGCTGGCGGCAGGCGGGCCTGATCGATGCCGCCGGCGCCGAGGCGATCCGGGCCTGGGAGCGGGCCCAGCCCGGCCGCCCGCGGCTGCGGGTGCCGGTGCTGGTGGCGGTCGCCCTGGGGGGCGTGCTGGTGGCCGCCGGGCTGCTGCTGTTCGTCTCCACCCACTGGGCGGCCCTCGGGCCCGGCCAGCGCTTCGGCCTGCTGCTGGCGCTGGTGGTGGGCCTGCACGGGGGAGGCGGCGCCGTGGAGCGCCGCTTCCCGCCCCTGGCGGTGAGCCTGCACGGCGTGGGCACGGTGACCCTGGGGGCGGGCCTGTTCCTGGCCGGCCAGCTGTTCCATCTCGAGGCCCACTGGCCCCTGGGGCTGCTGCTCTGGGCCATCGGCGCGGGCCTGGGCTGGGTGCTGCTGCGCCAGTGGCCCCAGCTGGCGCTGCTGGCCCTGCTGGGGCCGGCCTGGCTGCTCGGTGAATGGCAGCGGGCCGTCGATGCCGCCAGCGAGGGACTGCAGCAGGGATCCGGGGATCCGACGGCCGTGCTGGCGCCGGCGGCGGGCCTGGTGCTGCTCAGCCTCTGTTATCTGGCGGCGCCGGCGGGGGCGGGCCCCGCCCCGGCGCCGCGGCGGGTGCTGCTCTGGCTGGGAGGCCTGGGGCTGCTGCCGGCGGGCCTGCTCTGGCAACTGCTCAGCCACGGGGGCCCCACCACCGCCACCTTGCCGCTGCCCCTGGCGCTCGTCGGCTGGACCGTCGCCCTGGGGGGCCCCCTGCTGCTGGGCCTGCGCCTGCGGGGCCGTCGCGCCTGGCCCCTGGCGGTGGCGATCGGCTGGCTGCTGCCGGGGGTGGCGCTGGCCTGGTCCACCCAGCAGGACGCCGGCGTGTTCACCTATCTGTGGTGGGCGGTCGGCGGGCTGCTGCTGGTGGCCTGGGGCGTGATGGAGGGCCGCTCCGAGCGGGTCAACCTCGGCGCCGCCCTGATCGCCATCGACGTGCTGGCCTTCTATGTGTCCCAGGTGATGGACAGCCTGGGGCGTTCCGCCAGCCTGATCGGGCTGGGGGTGCTGTTCCTCGGCGGCGGCTGGGGCCTGGAGCTGCTGCGCCGCCGGCTCGTGGCCCGGGCCATCGCCAGGGGGACCCCATGA
- a CDS encoding mechanosensitive ion channel family protein: MNLLLLEIIGWFGYLQRIEVRVQVILLLLVFLGQGPLGRRLARRFPPAGRPKLMIPSLLGLLSLALELGGQPYGLLLLGLLLYLGWLGLGGMRLLLGRFIQPQQMQLLETRLIRPAYLLVAVLLVIRVFDNPQDLALIPIGEWFGSEVTLGSFLLAVLILYVLAMGTGPPAQGMAWLVQRSVGISNGSRRALALMIRYAAVALGIVWALDHVGFNRTAILAVAGGLSVGLGFGIKEVFSNFVSGLWLLFEGSVRPGEVLFIDGDPCEVRSLGLRAAVLWRDRDNAELVIPNQTFFTSTTVTYTGSDTLRRSQVLVSAAYHHDPEEVIALLEATARSQKRILASPAPKGLLLRYGDSSIDYALRFWIANPMDNVSICSEVQAGIWRAFRDRGIEIPFPQQVQYQVEGPPKS, encoded by the coding sequence ATGAACCTGCTGCTCCTGGAGATCATCGGCTGGTTCGGCTACCTGCAGCGCATCGAGGTGCGCGTCCAGGTGATCCTGCTGCTGCTCGTGTTCCTCGGCCAGGGCCCCCTGGGCCGGCGGCTGGCCCGCCGGTTTCCCCCGGCAGGGCGTCCGAAGCTGATGATCCCCAGCCTGCTGGGCCTGCTGTCGCTGGCCCTTGAGCTGGGCGGCCAGCCTTACGGGCTGCTGTTGCTGGGGCTGTTGCTCTACCTCGGCTGGCTGGGCCTTGGCGGGATGCGCCTGCTGCTGGGCCGCTTCATCCAGCCCCAGCAGATGCAACTGCTCGAAACCCGGCTGATCCGCCCGGCGTACCTCCTGGTCGCCGTACTGCTGGTGATCCGGGTGTTCGACAACCCCCAGGATCTGGCCCTGATCCCCATCGGCGAATGGTTCGGCTCGGAAGTGACCCTGGGCAGCTTTTTGCTGGCGGTGCTGATCCTGTATGTGCTGGCCATGGGGACGGGACCGCCGGCCCAGGGGATGGCCTGGCTGGTGCAGCGCAGTGTGGGCATCAGCAACGGCAGCCGCCGCGCCCTGGCCCTGATGATTCGTTATGCGGCAGTGGCCTTAGGAATCGTCTGGGCCCTCGATCACGTGGGATTCAACCGCACGGCGATCCTGGCGGTGGCCGGTGGCCTCTCGGTGGGCCTGGGCTTCGGCATCAAGGAAGTCTTCTCCAATTTCGTCAGTGGTTTGTGGCTGCTGTTCGAGGGGTCTGTGCGGCCCGGTGAGGTGCTGTTCATCGATGGTGATCCGTGCGAAGTGCGCAGCCTCGGCCTGCGCGCCGCCGTGCTCTGGCGCGACCGTGATAACGCCGAACTGGTGATCCCGAACCAGACGTTCTTCACCAGCACCACCGTGACCTACACGGGCAGCGACACGCTGCGGCGCAGCCAGGTGCTGGTGAGCGCGGCCTACCACCATGATCCGGAGGAGGTGATCGCCCTGCTGGAGGCGACGGCCCGCAGCCAGAAACGCATTCTGGCCAGCCCGGCGCCAAAGGGCCTGTTGCTCCGCTATGGCGATTCCTCCATCGACTACGCCCTGCGCTTCTGGATCGCCAATCCGATGGATAACGTCTCCATCTGCAGCGAAGTCCAGGCCGGCATCTGGCGGGCCTTCCGGGACCGGGGGATCGAGATCCCCTTTCCCCAGCAGGTGCAGTATCAGGTGGAGGGTCCACCGAAGAGCTGA